One genomic segment of Actinoplanes ianthinogenes includes these proteins:
- a CDS encoding nucleotidyltransferase domain-containing protein codes for MTGLVEKHTILAVVVGSRAYGLDGPDSDHDRRGVYAAPTRDFWRLDKPPTHLDGPAEEQFSWEVERFCTLALQANPTVLEVLWSPIVEQITPDGEELRGIRTAFLSRRVAETYGNYARDQLDRVAARRARTGETNHKQAMHMIRLLMAGAHVLRTGEVLVDVRHLRDQLLAVKQGLVPWEDVTAWAGSLLTELDEAAAATPLPERPDRDRVDELLTAVRERGL; via the coding sequence ATGACGGGGCTTGTCGAGAAGCACACGATCCTGGCCGTGGTGGTCGGGTCCCGGGCCTATGGGCTGGACGGGCCGGACAGCGACCACGACCGGCGCGGGGTTTATGCCGCGCCGACCAGGGACTTCTGGCGGCTGGACAAACCGCCGACGCACCTCGACGGGCCCGCGGAGGAGCAGTTCTCCTGGGAGGTCGAGCGGTTCTGCACGCTCGCGTTGCAGGCCAACCCGACCGTGCTGGAGGTGCTCTGGTCGCCGATCGTCGAGCAGATCACCCCCGACGGCGAGGAGCTGCGGGGGATCCGCACGGCGTTCCTGTCGCGGCGGGTGGCGGAGACGTACGGGAACTATGCCCGGGACCAGCTCGACCGGGTCGCCGCCCGGCGGGCACGGACCGGGGAGACCAACCACAAGCAGGCCATGCATATGATCCGGCTGCTGATGGCCGGGGCGCACGTGCTGCGGACCGGGGAGGTGCTGGTCGACGTGCGGCACCTGCGGGACCAGCTGCTCGCGGTCAAGCAGGGGCTGGTGCCGTGGGAGGACGTCACCGCCTGGGCGGGTTCGCTGCTCACCGAGCTGGACGAGGCCGCAGCGGCCACGCCCCTGCCGGAGCGGCCCGACCGGGACCGGGTGGACGAACTGCTGACCGCTGTCAGGGAGCGTGGACTGTGA
- a CDS encoding nucleotidyltransferase domain-containing protein gives MTIDVPEWAADAATQLPYPLVFCTVSGAHLYGFASVDSDLDLRGAHVLPVAEVVGLRTGPDTLQRAGVRDGVELDVVSHDLLKFAKLLNSRNGYVLEQLLSPLVVVTTPLHAELVALAPGLITRNHTYHYLGFSHSQEKLWIKSGELKPALYTLRVLLTGIHLMRTGRLETDLRILGAEIDYVPELIAAKREAEHGPFPAGAADRLATDIPRLRAELEAARDNSPLPDKPSFAAVDALHDLVVRTRLAAQ, from the coding sequence GTGACGATCGACGTGCCGGAGTGGGCGGCGGACGCCGCCACGCAACTCCCCTATCCCCTGGTCTTCTGCACCGTCAGCGGCGCCCACCTGTACGGTTTCGCCTCGGTCGACTCGGACCTCGACCTGCGCGGCGCCCACGTGCTGCCGGTGGCCGAGGTCGTCGGCCTGCGCACCGGCCCGGACACGCTGCAGCGCGCCGGCGTCCGCGACGGCGTCGAGCTGGACGTGGTCTCGCACGACCTGCTGAAGTTCGCCAAGCTGCTGAACAGCCGCAACGGCTACGTCCTGGAGCAGCTCCTGTCGCCGCTGGTGGTGGTGACCACCCCGCTGCACGCCGAGCTGGTCGCCCTGGCGCCGGGGCTGATCACCCGCAACCACACCTACCACTACCTCGGCTTCTCGCACAGCCAGGAGAAGCTCTGGATCAAGAGCGGCGAGCTGAAGCCGGCCCTGTACACGCTGCGCGTGCTGCTGACCGGCATCCACCTGATGCGTACCGGGCGGCTCGAGACCGACCTGCGGATCCTGGGCGCGGAGATCGACTACGTGCCGGAGCTGATCGCGGCGAAGCGCGAGGCCGAGCACGGACCGTTCCCGGCGGGCGCGGCCGACCGGCTGGCCACCGACATCCCCCGGCTGCGCGCCGAGCTGGAAGCGGCCCGGGACAACTCGCCGCTGCCCGACAAGCCGTCGTTCGCCGCCGTCGACGCCCTGCACGACCTGGTCGTCCGCACCCGCCTCGCGGCTCAGTGA